The following are encoded in a window of bacterium SCSIO 12643 genomic DNA:
- a CDS encoding RHS repeat-associated core domain-containing protein — MHSCSDLYIADVISTTDYYPFGSVQPGRSYTSDAYRYGFNGKEKDPEGLGGGLATYDYGFRIYNPAIARFLSVDPLTKSYPWYTPYQFAGNTPIWAIDLDGLEEAFATDYIDENGNYKRMYTLNPNAGPDDFGKVQIIYKDKTRSRILNADEDELRRIKKLREDYGKKPSPGTAVTTKIAIKLDNFESASTDVRNKVPEVKPK, encoded by the coding sequence GTGCATAGTTGCAGTGATTTGTATATTGCAGATGTGATATCAACTACCGACTATTATCCATTTGGCTCCGTACAACCCGGAAGATCTTATACTTCTGATGCGTATCGTTATGGGTTTAACGGAAAGGAAAAAGACCCTGAAGGTTTAGGGGGCGGTCTTGCAACTTACGATTATGGATTTAGAATATATAATCCTGCCATTGCAAGGTTTTTAAGTGTGGATCCTTTAACGAAATCTTATCCTTGGTATACTCCATATCAGTTTGCAGGTAATACACCAATTTGGGCGATCGATTTAGATGGTTTGGAGGAAGCTTTTGCTACGGATTATATTGATGAAAATGGAAACTATAAACGAATGTATACACTTAATCCAAATGCGGGTCCCGATGATTTTGGTAAAGTTCAAATAATTTATAAAGATAAAACTAGATCTAGGATTCTTAACGCTGATGAAGACGAACTTAGGAGAATAAAAAAATTAAGAGAGGATTATGGAAAAAAACCATCACCTGGTACTGCTGTAACTACAAAGATTGCTATTAAATTGGATAATTTTGAAAGTGCGTCAACTGATGTTCGTAATAAAGTACCTGAAGTAAAACCCAAGTAG